From the genome of Mesorhizobium japonicum MAFF 303099, one region includes:
- a CDS encoding formate dehydrogenase beta subunit, with protein MIPRIYIPGDSGALALGAEKVAKAIAKELAERGIEAKIVRNGSRGAYFLEPMVEVATANGRVAYGPVKPSDVKSLFDSGFLTGGHHKRWLGAPDKIPFLAKQTRLTFARCGINDPLSLDAYKSLGGLKGLQNAVAMAPADIVKQVTESGLRGRGGAGFPTGIKWKTVLDTTSERKYIVCNADEGDSATFADRMIMEGDPFVLIEGMAIAGIATGATKGFVYIRSEYPHAVATMNKAVEIARKAGVLGVNVLGSPNAFDMEIRVGAGAYVCGEETSLLNSLEGKRGVVRAKPPLPAIQGLFGKPTVINNVISLASVPIIMDKGAAFYKDFGMGRSRGTIPIQIAGNVRNGGLFETAFGLTLGEIVDDIGGGTATGRPVKAVQVGGPLGAYFPRALFDTPFDYEEFAKRDGLIGHAGITVFDDTADMLKQARFAMEFCAIESCGKCTPCRIGSTRGIETIDRLAAGIEPEKNLALVTDLCNTMKFGSLCALGGFTPYPVMSSITHFPEDFKPAPARVAAE; from the coding sequence ATGATCCCCCGTATCTACATTCCCGGCGATTCCGGCGCGTTGGCGCTTGGCGCCGAAAAGGTCGCCAAGGCGATCGCCAAGGAACTCGCGGAGCGTGGCATCGAGGCCAAGATCGTGCGCAACGGGTCGCGTGGCGCCTATTTCCTCGAGCCGATGGTGGAAGTGGCGACCGCCAACGGCCGCGTCGCCTACGGACCGGTCAAGCCTTCCGACGTCAAGAGCCTGTTCGACAGCGGCTTCCTCACCGGTGGCCACCACAAGCGCTGGCTCGGCGCGCCCGACAAGATCCCGTTCCTGGCCAAGCAGACGCGGCTGACCTTTGCCCGCTGCGGCATCAACGACCCGCTGTCGCTCGACGCCTACAAGTCACTTGGCGGGCTCAAGGGCCTGCAGAACGCCGTCGCCATGGCGCCGGCCGACATCGTCAAGCAGGTGACCGAGTCAGGCCTGCGTGGCCGTGGTGGCGCCGGCTTCCCGACCGGCATCAAATGGAAGACGGTGCTGGATACGACATCCGAGCGCAAATACATCGTCTGCAACGCCGACGAGGGCGACAGCGCGACTTTCGCCGACCGCATGATCATGGAAGGCGACCCCTTCGTGCTGATCGAAGGCATGGCGATCGCCGGCATCGCCACCGGGGCGACCAAGGGCTTCGTTTATATCCGCTCGGAATATCCGCATGCCGTGGCGACAATGAACAAGGCCGTCGAGATCGCCCGCAAGGCCGGCGTCCTCGGCGTCAACGTGCTGGGTTCGCCCAATGCCTTCGACATGGAAATCCGCGTCGGCGCCGGCGCCTATGTCTGCGGCGAAGAAACCTCGCTGTTGAACAGCCTGGAAGGCAAACGCGGCGTGGTGCGCGCCAAGCCGCCGCTGCCGGCCATTCAGGGCCTGTTCGGCAAGCCGACGGTGATCAACAACGTCATCAGCCTGGCCTCGGTGCCGATCATCATGGACAAGGGCGCCGCCTTCTACAAGGATTTCGGCATGGGCCGCTCGCGCGGCACGATCCCGATCCAGATCGCCGGCAATGTCAGGAACGGCGGCCTGTTCGAGACCGCCTTCGGCCTGACGCTGGGCGAGATCGTCGATGACATCGGCGGCGGCACGGCGACTGGCCGTCCAGTGAAGGCAGTACAGGTCGGCGGTCCGCTTGGCGCCTATTTCCCGCGCGCCCTGTTCGACACGCCGTTCGACTACGAGGAATTCGCCAAGCGCGACGGGCTGATCGGCCATGCCGGCATCACCGTGTTCGACGACACGGCCGACATGCTGAAGCAGGCGCGCTTCGCCATGGAGTTCTGCGCCATCGAAAGCTGCGGCAAGTGCACGCCCTGCCGCATCGGCTCGACGCGCGGCATTGAGACCATCGACAGGCTTGCCGCCGGCATCGAGCCGGAAAAGAACCTCGCTCTGGTCACCGACCTCTGCAACACGATGAAGTTCGGTTCGCTGTGCGCACTGGGCGGCTTCACGCCTTATCCGGTGATGAGTTCGATCACGCATTTCCCCGAAGATTTCAAGCCCGCGCCAGCGCGCGTGGCTGCTGAATAG
- a CDS encoding formate dehydrogenase subunit gamma, giving the protein MTMQPASTEIASRTAAIIQELKGLEGPLLPILHEIQDEFGHVPQAALPVIADGLNLSRAEVHGVVTFYHDFRARPAGRHVLKLCQAEACQSMGSDAVAAKIKQLLGIGFHETTRDGSVTLEPVYCLGLCACSPSAMLDGEVIGRLDDDKIDEILAEVRS; this is encoded by the coding sequence ATGACGATGCAGCCTGCAAGTACCGAGATCGCATCGCGCACGGCGGCGATTATCCAAGAACTGAAAGGCCTCGAAGGCCCGTTGCTGCCGATCCTGCACGAGATCCAGGACGAATTCGGCCATGTGCCGCAGGCGGCGCTACCGGTCATCGCCGATGGGCTGAACCTCTCCAGGGCCGAGGTGCACGGCGTCGTCACCTTCTACCATGATTTCCGTGCCCGGCCGGCCGGGCGGCATGTCCTCAAGCTGTGCCAGGCGGAAGCCTGCCAGTCTATGGGCTCGGATGCCGTCGCCGCCAAGATCAAACAGTTGCTGGGCATCGGTTTCCACGAGACCACCCGCGACGGATCGGTTACACTCGAGCCGGTCTATTGCCTCGGGCTTTGCGCCTGTTCGCCGTCGGCGATGCTCGACGGCGAGGTGATCGGGCGGCTCGATGACGACAAGATCGACGAGATCCTTGCCGAGGTGCGCTCATGA
- a CDS encoding LysR family transcriptional regulator — protein sequence MIDKLEFFIALAKEEHFGRAAEACGVTQPTLSAGIKQLEGQLGVMLVNRGSRFQGLTPEGKQVLVWARRIVGDSRSMREEMRAARHGLSGRIRIAAIPTALAMVARLTTPFREKHPGVTFSVLSRTSIEVLSLLGNFDIDAGITYLDNEPLGRVTSVPLYDERYQLITAVGNPYSDRDKVTWAEISRLPLCLLTPDMQNRRIIDQHLAEAGVQVRPTLESNSMIVLFSHIRTGKWSSIMPLNLAETFGFSEPIRAIPIVEPDASHTVGLVAAPREPHTPLVQALLDEAMALADDFRAHR from the coding sequence ATGATCGACAAACTCGAATTCTTCATCGCGCTCGCCAAGGAAGAGCATTTCGGCCGAGCGGCGGAAGCGTGCGGGGTCACCCAGCCGACTCTGTCGGCGGGCATCAAGCAGCTGGAGGGTCAGCTCGGCGTCATGCTGGTCAATCGCGGATCGCGTTTCCAGGGGCTGACGCCGGAGGGCAAGCAAGTGTTGGTCTGGGCGCGCCGCATCGTCGGTGATTCAAGGAGCATGCGCGAGGAGATGCGCGCGGCGCGCCACGGCCTTTCCGGCCGCATCCGCATCGCCGCCATCCCGACCGCACTTGCCATGGTGGCGCGGCTGACGACGCCGTTTCGCGAAAAGCATCCGGGCGTCACCTTCTCGGTGCTGTCGCGCACCTCGATCGAAGTCTTGTCGCTGCTCGGCAATTTCGACATCGACGCCGGCATCACCTATCTCGACAATGAGCCGCTCGGGCGGGTGACCAGCGTGCCGCTCTATGACGAGCGCTATCAGCTGATCACGGCGGTCGGAAATCCCTATTCCGACCGCGACAAAGTGACATGGGCCGAGATCAGCCGGTTGCCGCTGTGCCTGCTGACGCCGGACATGCAGAACCGCCGCATCATCGACCAGCATCTGGCCGAGGCTGGCGTGCAGGTACGGCCGACGCTCGAATCCAATTCGATGATCGTGCTGTTCTCGCACATCCGCACCGGCAAATGGTCGTCGATCATGCCGCTCAACCTTGCGGAAACATTCGGCTTTTCAGAGCCGATCCGGGCCATTCCGATCGTCGAGCCCGACGCCAGTCACACGGTCGGCCTGGTGGCCGCGCCGCGCGAGCCGCACACGCCGCTGGTGCAGGCGCTGCTGGACGAGGCAATGGCGCTGGCAGACGATTTCCGCGCCCATCGCTAG
- a CDS encoding sensor domain-containing diguanylate cyclase, whose translation MLQEHPPEIPAPSADDLREAARLLAVERFDVLDTPREAPFDRIARLIKMVFDVPIAIVSVIDGHRQWYKACEGLAINEVERKATFCQYTILQEEPLIVTDATKDPRFADNPMVRNDPHIRFYAGVPLRSRDGHNIGSVCAIGYIPREFSDRDIAILQDFADLAMDELELRQHASSDAVTGVLSRRAFIDQGGKAFALARRQRFDFSCIVFDVDHFKSVNDNFGHAAGDKVLSGVGRQCGAALRDVDIFGRVGGEEFAVLLYTGRNGALESAERLRGTIETMRITHGAQEMQVTASFGVASFDPATSGLPELIERADAAMYRSKHAGRNRITAWNSAGSDQAPPRRRVLKAGQIVFNARMSTIDCTVRSLGEDGATIDVSNISGIPGQFVLAIRADRFETKCRVVAQAERRLELAFE comes from the coding sequence ATGCTCCAGGAGCATCCGCCGGAAATACCAGCGCCTTCCGCCGACGATCTGCGCGAGGCCGCGCGGCTCCTGGCCGTCGAGCGCTTCGATGTTTTGGACACGCCGCGCGAAGCGCCGTTCGACCGCATCGCGCGCTTGATCAAGATGGTCTTCGATGTCCCGATCGCCATCGTCTCGGTCATTGACGGGCACCGCCAATGGTACAAGGCCTGCGAGGGGCTGGCGATCAATGAAGTCGAACGCAAGGCCACATTCTGCCAGTACACGATCCTTCAGGAAGAGCCGCTGATCGTCACCGACGCGACCAAGGATCCCCGTTTCGCCGACAATCCGATGGTCAGGAATGATCCGCATATCCGCTTCTACGCAGGCGTGCCTTTGCGAAGCCGCGACGGCCACAACATCGGCAGTGTCTGCGCGATCGGCTATATCCCGCGGGAATTCAGCGACCGCGACATCGCAATCCTCCAGGATTTTGCCGATCTTGCCATGGATGAGCTGGAGCTGCGCCAGCATGCCTCCAGCGACGCGGTGACCGGCGTGCTGTCGCGGCGGGCCTTCATCGACCAGGGCGGCAAGGCATTTGCGCTTGCGCGGCGCCAGCGCTTCGATTTCTCCTGCATCGTCTTCGATGTCGACCATTTCAAATCGGTCAACGACAATTTCGGGCATGCCGCAGGCGACAAGGTTCTGAGTGGCGTGGGCCGGCAATGCGGTGCCGCCTTGCGCGACGTCGACATATTCGGACGCGTCGGTGGTGAGGAATTCGCGGTGCTTCTCTACACCGGTCGCAACGGTGCGCTTGAATCCGCAGAGCGGCTGCGCGGCACCATCGAGACCATGCGGATCACGCACGGCGCACAGGAGATGCAGGTCACTGCCAGCTTCGGCGTTGCCTCGTTCGATCCGGCGACCAGCGGCCTGCCGGAACTGATCGAGCGCGCCGACGCCGCCATGTACCGCTCGAAGCACGCCGGCCGCAATCGGATCACAGCCTGGAATTCCGCTGGGAGCGATCAGGCGCCGCCGCGGCGCAGGGTGCTGAAGGCCGGACAGATCGTCTTCAACGCCCGCATGTCGACCATCGACTGCACGGTTCGCAGCCTTGGCGAGGATGGCGCCACTATCGACGTGTCGAACATCTCCGGCATTCCCGGCCAGTTCGTGCTGGCCATCCGGGCGGATAGGTTCGAGACGAAATGCCGGGTCGTCGCCCAGGCTGAAAGGCGTCTGGAACTCGCCTTCGAGTGA
- a CDS encoding VOC family protein, giving the protein MLENSNATANLAVKDLAKAKAFYEGTLGLKQVDDMGGELVVYKSGDTLINVYHSQFAGTNKATAVTWTVGDQIETVVKSLKSKGVVFEHYEMPGLTIKGDIHVGQGMKVAWFKDPDGNILNLVDK; this is encoded by the coding sequence ATGCTCGAAAACAGCAACGCAACGGCCAATCTCGCCGTCAAGGATCTGGCAAAGGCAAAGGCCTTCTATGAAGGCACGCTAGGCCTTAAGCAGGTCGACGACATGGGCGGCGAGCTTGTCGTCTACAAAAGCGGCGACACGCTCATCAATGTCTACCATTCCCAATTCGCAGGTACCAACAAGGCGACGGCGGTGACGTGGACGGTGGGCGATCAGATCGAGACTGTCGTGAAATCACTGAAATCGAAAGGCGTTGTCTTTGAGCATTACGAAATGCCCGGCCTGACGATCAAGGGCGACATCCATGTCGGCCAAGGCATGAAGGTCGCATGGTTCAAGGACCCGGACGGCAACATCCTGAACCTGGTCGACAAATAG